A genome region from Nicotiana tabacum cultivar K326 chromosome 13, ASM71507v2, whole genome shotgun sequence includes the following:
- the LOC107831872 gene encoding auxin-responsive protein SAUR64-like — MARRWQKFAAKQRKRISLPRSSYNDAESCSTSSSIVGKGHFVVYTTDQKRFVVPLAYLQHEIIGELLHMSEEEFGLPSDGPIALPCDALFMNYIISLIRRGVSADLQKALLVSVASSRCSSASFLQEQRNPQVLVY; from the coding sequence ATGGCAAGGAGATGGCAGAAGTTTGCAGCTAAGCAAAGGAAGAGGATTTCTTTACCAAGATCAAGTTACAATGATGCAGAAAGCTGTAGCACATCATCTTCTATAGTTGGCAAAGGGCATTTTGTGGTCTATACAACTGATCAGAAGCGATTTGTAGTTCCGTTGGCTTATCTGCAACACGAGATAATCGGAGAGCTATTGCACATGTCTGAAGAAGAGTTTGGACTTCCAAGTGATGGCCCTATCGCATTACCATGTGATGCACTATTCATGAACTACATTATATCACTCATCAGAAGAGGTGTATCTGCCGATCTTCAGAAAGCGTTGCTTGTATCAGTTGCTTCGAGCCGATGCTCATCAGCTTCATTtcttcaagaacaaagaaatccTCAAGTGCTAGTTTATTGA